The following is a genomic window from Caldicellulosiruptor danielii.
TTTTGATAAAAGCTCATAAAATTCATCTTTTATCTCATTACCTTCTCTGTCAAGGATCAAATACATTTTAGCAGTCGGGATAACATCTACATGTTCTATCTTTGATTCTTGAATGTCTGTAAAATATTTTAGAAGATTTATAAACTGAAAGTATTCCCTTTCCAGAAGGTATTTATTTGTAACATCTTCCACAATATTTTGAATTGTCTTTATATAATCTTTTAATCTGAAGGTCAAAAAACCTTCAAAATTAAATTCAAAATTAGAGTCTAAAAAATCAAGTACTTTTTTTATTATTTCAAACTTCACCTTGGAAAAGCTCTGGGCATTTGTTAGCTCATTTATTCTTTTCTGACTTTCTTGAAATATCTTTTTGGCTTCTATTTCATCTAAAAAATAATAATGGTCTTTTATCAGCTTAAAAAGAAATTTTTCTTTGGTGTACTCAATTATCACATTTGCTATCGCATCAGCAACAAAACATTTTACTCTCTCATACGCATTCAAATCGAA
Proteins encoded in this region:
- the ytxC gene encoding putative sporulation protein YtxC, translating into MQILSLGVADDPVFVYERLKRQLDRNQNVKGLFIEPNQCGSITFYGIFLSDDELKKNFDLNAYERVKCFVADAIANVIIEYTKEKFLFKLIKDHYYFLDEIEAKKIFQESQKRINELTNAQSFSKVKFEIIKKVLDFLDSNFEFNFEGFLTFRLKDYIKTIQNIVEDVTNKYLLEREYFQFINLLKYFTDIQESKIEHVDVIPTAKMYLILDREGNEIKDEFYELLSKNFKLNLSKEDILLSRLISLSPQNIVFHKHQGTTIPEDIIEILYLVFDKKLQLCSSCKIKCADASLTKSEE